One window of Triticum dicoccoides isolate Atlit2015 ecotype Zavitan chromosome 5A, WEW_v2.0, whole genome shotgun sequence genomic DNA carries:
- the LOC119299607 gene encoding uncharacterized protein LOC119299607 has product MTEEVIKQAITSTTPALAESKKEDLRINTTEIIDGNSVPPYLRRKEKPVPHYQRAPTGSCHDNCKLGIHHSSESKKYSPVRGWRQDRANARNGTHDLAQAVVIPQGDKARNKSQMLNISHVKDDAGPGKPEFTKQKPSLKGVPGRLESSPCVELLSDEVSGTVVAGNQPDCAKCLIISLDDLSSCGDGQLSEGAVSIELDMPLAIQDRDESDDHSTDHSANDSVSSENMTKQPVMASEKHRQDKDLTKPQSFSQGSVKQNRKATPSITRSSMSKQKSGITSHEKVAGTSAGSADGPRTTATKADPSATNKFSPERKLNLIVTSTLPRVKKIKAPSPASVMESCAKPATNKHAPSPSPPSGKQTERKITLNNVAKNAQIWQNKGEEKVTLSPLKLSRSTVRAVRKETSASPVKSKKVYGIESFSGCKDKISKTASQKIRKPDVNNKERQSRKENGAIARTEIAGRPKITSTPSGVIMKSPRMLRFRRGKVLNLGSNSDNSTPRRVQFRPADATDDVNRSKYPARRRITKNNEAKASAASKDSGASRAEVVVLRHQGANDKKKSEPRLFNNVIKETASRLVEARRSKVKALVGAFETVISLQGIKQGRPSIS; this is encoded by the exons ATGACCGAGGAGGTGATCAAACAGGCTATCACTTCAACAACTCCTGCATTAGCGGAGTCGAAGAAAGAAGATCTCCGGATAAATACCACTGAAATCATAGATGGCAACAGTGTGCCGCCCTACCTGAGGAGGAAAGAGAAGCCAGTTCCACATTACCAGAGAGCGCCCACTGGCTCTTGCCATGACAACTGCAAACTTGGTATTCATCATTCTTCCGAGTCTAAGAAATACTCGCCTGTTCGTGGCTGGCGTCAGGACCGCGCGAACGCCAGGAATGGAACACACGACCTGGCTCAGGCTGTAGTCATCCCACAAGGAGACAAAGCAAGAAACAAGAGCCAGATGCTGAATATTTCTCATGTAAAAGATGACGCTGGTCCTGGTAAGCCTGAATTTACCAAGCAAAAGCCATCACTGAAAGGAGTACCTGGTCGTCTTGAAAGCTCTCCATGTGTAGAGTTGTTATCAGATGAAGTATCTGGAACTGTTGTGGCTGGAAACCAGCCAGACTGTGCGAAGTGCCTCATCATCTCACTTGATGACTTGTCAAGCTGTGGAGATGGACAATTGTCAGAAGGAGCTGTAAGCATTGAGCTGGATATGCCGTTGGCCATCCAGGACAGGGATGAGTCTGACGATCATAGTACGGATCATTCTGCAAATGACTCTGTAAGTTCAGAGAACATGACTAAGCAGCCTGTGATGGCATCGGAGAAGCACAGACAAGATAAGGACCTGACTAAACCACAGAGTTTCTCCCAGGGGTCTGTGAAACAGAACAGGAAAGCAACACCAAGTATAACCAGAAGCAGTATGTCAAAGCAGAAAAGCGGAATAACATCACATGAGAAGGTTGCAGGTACATCAGCTGGAAGCGCCGATGGACCAAGGACAACGGCAACAAAGGCAGATCCTAGTGCTACTAACAAGTTCAGCCCGGAGAGGAAACTCAACTTGATTGTCACATCAACTCTTCCAAGGGTGAAGAAAATCAAAGCACCATCACCAGCTAGCGTGATGGAATCGTGTGCCAAACCTGCTACAAATAAGCATGCTCCATCTCCATCACCTCCTTCAGGGAAGCAAACTGAAAGAAAGATTACACTGAATAATGTTGCCAAGAATGCTCAAATTTGGCAAAAcaagggagaagaaaaggttacatTGAGTCCACTGAAGCTGTCTCGTTCTACAGTGAGAGCAGTCAGGAAAGAAACTTCTGCTTCCCCAGTGAAGAGTAAGAAGGTTTATGGGATAGAAAGTTTTTCTGGGTGCAAGGATAAAATATCAAAGACAGCTTCGCAAAAAATACGAAAACCAGACGTTAACAACAAAGAGAGACAATCTCGCAAAG AAAATGGGGCTATTGCAAGAACTGAAATTGCAGGAAGGCCAAAGATAACATCCACGCCCTCAGGCGTCATCATGAAGTCGCCTCGCATGCTGAGGTTTCGCCGTGGCAAGGTGCTGAACCTTGGCAGCAACTCTGACAACAGCACTCCCAGACGAGTACAGTTCAGGCCTGCAGATGCTACAGATGACGTCAACAGAAGCAAGTATCCTGCCAGACGCAGAATCACCAAGAACAATGAAGCTAAAGCTTCTGCTGCATCAAAAGATTCAGGTGCTTCAAGAGCTGAAGTTGTTGTCCTGAGGCATCAGGGTGCCAATGACAAAAAGAAGAGCGAGCCGCGATTATtcaacaatgtgatcaaggagaccGCGAGCAGGCTCGTTGAGGCGAGGCGGAGCAAAGTGAAGGCCCTCGTTGGCGCATTCGAGACAGTGATCTCGCTTCAAGGTATAAAGCAAGGCAGACCCAGCATTTCCTGA